DNA sequence from the Bacillus pumilus genome:
TGACTGGCATCTTCGTTTCATCACTAATGACTTTGTCAAGATTACGAAGCAATGCACCGCCGCCAGTTAAGACGATTCCACGGTCCATAATATCTGCTGCCAGCTCAGGCGGAGTTTTTTCAAGTGTCATTTTCACCGCATCAACAATTGTTTCCACTGTATCGCGAAGCGCTTTTGCAATCTCATCTGCTGTAATCGAGATTGTTTTTGGCAGACCAGTTAAAAGGTCACGGCCCCGAATATCCATTTCATCATGTACATCAGGCTGCGCAGAACCAATTTCCATTTTAATAGCTTCTGACGTACGATCACCGATCATCAGGTTATACGTTTTACGGATGTAGCTGCTGATCGCATCATCCATTTCATCTCCTGCCACGCGGATTGATTGTGATGTCACAATACCGCCAAGAGAAATAATGGCTACCTCTGTTGTACCGCCGCCAATGTCAACAACCATACTTCCTGTTGGCTCCCATACAGGCAGGTTAGCACCGATCGCCGCAGCAAATGGCTCTTCAATCGGGTATGCGTCACGTGCACCAGCTTGTCTTGTTGCATCAATAACTGCACGCTCTTCTACAGCTGTAATACCAGATGGTACACATACCATCACGTAAGGTTTACGAGCAAAAAGCCCTTTGCCTTTTAATGCTTGATTAATGTAATATTTCATCATTGTTGCTGTCGTCTCGTAATCTGCAATGACTCCGTCTTTCATTGGGCGAAGTGCCACAATATTACCAGGTGTACGGCCAATCATGTTTCTCGCGTCATTTCCAACCGCCACTATAGACTTCGTATCAGTTTCCAAAGCTACGACCGAAGGTTCTCTTACAACAATGCCTTTTCCTTTAATAAAAACAAGCGTGTTCGCTGTTCCAAGATCTATTCCAAGGTCTTTTGTACCAATTCCAAACATATGTATGTATCTTCCTTTCTTAAACCAAAATTCCCTTTAGGGAAAAACTCATAAACTCTATTATATCGTAAAACATTGAAAAAAAAAGTGTTACAAATACCCTTTTTCCTTCAAACTCACAAATTTTTGATCACCTATGACCAGATGATCAAGCAGCTGTATTCCAATCAGCTTTCCACATTCAAAAAGTCGCTGTGTAACTTCAATATCTTCCCTGCTGGGCGTCGGATCTCCAGATGGATGGTTGTGCACACATATAAATGAAGCGGCCGATCGTTTAAAGGCTTCTTTGAAAATTTCACGCGGGTGAACGATCGATGAATTCAGGCTTCCAATAAACACGGTATGTTTATGAAGAACTTGATTTTTTGTATTGAGATAAAGACAAACGAAATTTTCCTGTGTCAAAAATCTCATATCTTCCATCACAAAGTTCGCTCCGTCTTCTGGTGTGCGGATCACATAGCGGTTATCCGTCGTTTGATGGTGTAATCTAGTGCCGAGTTCTAAAGCAGCTAAAAGAGAAATCGCCTTCGCCTTTCCAACTCCTCTAATCTTCGACATTTCTTCAATTGAGGCTTCTTTTACAGAGCGAAGACCGCCAAATGTTTGCAGAAGTCTTGCAGAAATTTGGAGAACTGATTCTTTTTTCGTGCCTGTTCTTAGAAGAATCGCAACAAGTTCATGATTTGACAAACTGCTGGGCCCGTATTTGATAAATCGTTCTCTCGGTTTTTCATCATGAGGGAGATGCTTTAGCAGCATAGGGAAATCGTTCAGGATGACCACTCCTTTTAGAATTCCTTCCTGTCTTCAAAAAGGGGTGATTCCAAAGGTTTCAAGCACTCTGACTGTTTTCGCAATAGGTAGACCGACAACGGAAAAATAATCACCATCTATTTTTTGAACAAACAGTGCGCCTTTCCCTTGAATGCCATAGCTTCCCGCTTTATCAAGGGGTTCGCCCGTATCGATATAGCGGTCTATTTCATTTTGAGTCAGCGTCCAAAATGTCACTTCTGTCTGTTCATAAAATGTTTCTTTTCTATTCTCTGACTGAACCGTGACACCCGTCAAGACTTGATGTGTCTTTCCTGATAATAATTGAAGCATAAAAGCCGCTTCTTTCTTATCTTTTGGTTTCCCAAGACATTTGCCGTCAATTGCAACAATTGTATCTGCACCAATGACCACAGCTTTGGGATTTAATCTTTGAATATCATTTGCTTTTTGTTCTGCCAACCATTGGACGTTCTCAGCAGGGGAAAGGTTTCGATTAATTTCTTCTTTTAAATGACTTGCTTGAATGTCATAAGAAAACCCTGCTAGATCAAGCAATTCTTTTCTTCTAGGTGATTGCGATGCGAGAATCAATTGGTTCATGTTTGTTCATCCTTTCAGGGTTTAGCCTAAGAAGTAAGATACCCATTCATCCTAGCAAATGTACATCTTACCGACAATTTACGAAAATTCATTTTTCATGTACCTTCATCATTATGTTGGATGCAAAAGAAAAAAACTAGTCATTTTTTGACTAGTTTCGTTTCTTAAAAAATGATTTTACGTATTTAATTGATCAAGCAATGCCTGCTGAGATTTCCATCCATTTTCAGCAGTTGGGTCATTTAAGAGCTGCACAGCTTTTAGCAAACTGCTTTTAGCCGGTGCATCCTCTGTTTTGGCACTTTCAAGCTCAGAAATTAGCTGCGTGACTTCCTTTTGATCCACTTCATCGCCTGCAATCACTTTGGATGATAATACAGATGCCTTTTCTATTAAACTAGTCAGCTCATCCGGCACTTGAAATGAGAGCTCCTTTCCTCCCCACGCCTCAAAGTGCTGATCAATCAATTTCTTCCCTACAGCGCTTGTCATCCCCTGCTCTGTCGCAAGCCCGGCAATGACATAATATCCATCATCCATGGAAACCTTTTTCCCAGCATATCCTGCATCTTTTAAACTGCCAACTAAGTCATCTGCTCCTTTTTCAGAAGAGAATTTCCCAGCCTGTACAACAAAGGTTGATAAACTGCCAGAGGCACTTTTTTCATCTTTGTTCTCTTTTGATTCATCTGTAGTACCTGCATTCGGCGCATCCCCACCAGCTTTCATCGATGATTGATTTCCAGAACCAGATGCCGAGACACTGATATCTCCACCTGAAGGATTTGATGTACCATCTTGACTTAAACTAAGCGCAAACACCCCAAGGCCTGTCCCAAGAACGACCGCAAACACAATCGTTGTCATCACTCTCTTGAAGGGACCACGATTTTTACCGAACTTCTGATCAAAGGAGCTTTTTTTCTTTTGATAAGGTGTGACGACTTTTGGATCAGAATGATAAATATGATCAGCAGCATCATCCCACTGGAAATCTTCTTCTTTCGGTTTAGACGAATCTTCCTGAGAAGCCGCTGTCTCCTGTTCAGAATGTCTCTTTTCCTCCCAATTCGAAAACGTCACTTGATCCTCTTGCTGTTTTGGCGGCTGATGATCATCTTCATGCACCATTTCTTCCTTGCCATTAATATTGACCTTTAGCCCTTGTTTTTTTGCCTGCCTCTTTTTCACTGTCATTCCCCGCTTTCTGACATGTTTGTAAGAAAGACCTTTCTGTCCAATGAATCAGCGCGAATTTAACCCGTCCTTCTTTCTGTTTCACACTTTACCATAGCAGTAAAAAAAAAGAACAAGACTTTTGTCGGCAGGGCAAAAAAGTGTTCGCCAATTTTTTCACCCCTTCGACTATCCAAATAGAAACAAGACAGGAGCACCACAGAGATACAGCAAAAAAGAAATAGCGATCGAAGGAACAAAAGGGAATGGCTCGTTTACTCGAAAGGAAAAGACCTTTGCATAAACCATTCCAGCGATACATGAGAGAAAAAGCATGAGAAGGAACGGCTTGAAGCCAAAGCAAAACGCAAGCACACTGAACAACTTCATATCAGCTCCGCCCAGACTATTCGGCTTAAAATAATCTAAACTAGAAAACAAAAGAATGCAAAAAATCAGAGAAGCCGCCCCTTCCCACCAGATAAGAAGCGGTTCCAACGTGCGGTATATGACGAAAAGAGGGAAAAAGAAGAGAAACAGCTCGTTCGGCACCCTCATATAGAGAAGATCACTCACGACAGCAATCACGAATAAACTACAAAGAATCACAAGGAAAAGACTTTCAAACGAAACACCAGCGATCCTATAAATGAACAAAAAAAGACCGCCTGACAGCATTTCAATCGTTGGATAGAGCCAAGACAGCCGAATGCCGCAATGTTTACAAGACCCCTTCCATACAGCATAAGAAACGAGCGGGATCATCTCATACAGGGATAGCGGCTGTTTACAGGCTGTGCAGTGAGAGCGAGGGAAGAGAATAGACCGCTTCACTGGCAGCCTTTCGCCAGTGAGATGTAAGAACGATCCCATCGTGATGCCTGCAAGAAACAGAAAAATCTCAATCATATGTGGTGCTCCTTCCGGTAATAAGATAGACCGGATTTTACCATGACCCTATCCACCAAAGCATCTAGTGAAAATATGATTTTTCCCCTCTTCTACATATAAAAAGAAAAAGACGCAGGAGGCATCAAAGCCATTTGCGTCTTTTCGTTATCCAATCATACGATTTCGTAAATCTGAAATAAAATAAAGAGAGCCTGTCACAAGGATCACCGCTGAAGGATCATCACTTTTTTTCTGAATGAACTCAAGCACTGTACGAGGGTCATCATCATACGATGTTGCCTCTAACTGACTGCATGCATAAAGCTTTTCCGCTGATTCAGCTCTTGGAAAATCAAATGAAACAAAATGGATAGAGGAACTAATGGCTTCAAGTTTTTGAATCATTTGCTTGTACGGCTTATCTTTTAAAGCACTAAAACAGACATGCACTTGTTTACTAGAAAAATGAGCTTGTACCGTTTCAATTAAACGGTCGATTCCTTCTTCATTATGAGCGCCGTCTAAATAAACTGGTGGATGGTCTTTGACTTTTTCAAATCTTCCAGCCCAAACTGCATGCCGAATACCTTCATATACCTGCTCTTCTGTCACGCTAATATAGCCTTCTTGCTCCATCCATTCAATGAGTAAAACAGCAAGGGAAGCATTTTGCTGTTGATGCGTTCCGATTAACCCTGTTTCAAGCTGCGGATACTGCCTTTTTGATGTGCTTAACGTAAATCGTTCTCCTGTTTCTGTTGGCTGCTGATGACTGAAGGTACAAGTATCCTGTAATGAAATGCATTCCGTCTTCTTCTCTTTTGCGATATTTTGAATGACCGCAAGTGCTTCCGGTTGATGAACTGCGGTGATCATCGGAATACCCTCTTTGATAATGCCCGCTTTTTCAGATGCAATTTGTTCAAGTGTATCACCTAGAATCGCCATATGATCATGACCAATCGATGTAATCGCTGTTAAGATAGGTACGGCAACATTTGTTGAATCAAGTCTTCCGCCAAGCCCTGTCTCTAATAGGACAAA
Encoded proteins:
- a CDS encoding rod shape-determining protein, with the translated sequence MFGIGTKDLGIDLGTANTLVFIKGKGIVVREPSVVALETDTKSIVAVGNDARNMIGRTPGNIVALRPMKDGVIADYETTATMMKYYINQALKGKGLFARKPYVMVCVPSGITAVEERAVIDATRQAGARDAYPIEEPFAAAIGANLPVWEPTGSMVVDIGGGTTEVAIISLGGIVTSQSIRVAGDEMDDAISSYIRKTYNLMIGDRTSEAIKMEIGSAQPDVHDEMDIRGRDLLTGLPKTISITADEIAKALRDTVETIVDAVKMTLEKTPPELAADIMDRGIVLTGGGALLRNLDKVISDETKMPVIIAEDPLDCVAIGTGKALEHIHLFKGKSKDNR
- the radC gene encoding RadC family protein, whose product is MLLKHLPHDEKPRERFIKYGPSSLSNHELVAILLRTGTKKESVLQISARLLQTFGGLRSVKEASIEEMSKIRGVGKAKAISLLAALELGTRLHHQTTDNRYVIRTPEDGANFVMEDMRFLTQENFVCLYLNTKNQVLHKHTVFIGSLNSSIVHPREIFKEAFKRSAASFICVHNHPSGDPTPSREDIEVTQRLFECGKLIGIQLLDHLVIGDQKFVSLKEKGYL
- a CDS encoding Maf family protein is translated as MNQLILASQSPRRKELLDLAGFSYDIQASHLKEEINRNLSPAENVQWLAEQKANDIQRLNPKAVVIGADTIVAIDGKCLGKPKDKKEAAFMLQLLSGKTHQVLTGVTVQSENRKETFYEQTEVTFWTLTQNEIDRYIDTGEPLDKAGSYGIQGKGALFVQKIDGDYFSVVGLPIAKTVRVLETFGITPF
- a CDS encoding SPOR domain-containing protein, which codes for MTVKKRQAKKQGLKVNINGKEEMVHEDDHQPPKQQEDQVTFSNWEEKRHSEQETAASQEDSSKPKEEDFQWDDAADHIYHSDPKVVTPYQKKKSSFDQKFGKNRGPFKRVMTTIVFAVVLGTGLGVFALSLSQDGTSNPSGGDISVSASGSGNQSSMKAGGDAPNAGTTDESKENKDEKSASGSLSTFVVQAGKFSSEKGADDLVGSLKDAGYAGKKVSMDDGYYVIAGLATEQGMTSAVGKKLIDQHFEAWGGKELSFQVPDELTSLIEKASVLSSKVIAGDEVDQKEVTQLISELESAKTEDAPAKSSLLKAVQLLNDPTAENGWKSQQALLDQLNT
- a CDS encoding prepilin peptidase, with amino-acid sequence MIEIFLFLAGITMGSFLHLTGERLPVKRSILFPRSHCTACKQPLSLYEMIPLVSYAVWKGSCKHCGIRLSWLYPTIEMLSGGLFLFIYRIAGVSFESLFLVILCSLFVIAVVSDLLYMRVPNELFLFFFPLFVIYRTLEPLLIWWEGAASLIFCILLFSSLDYFKPNSLGGADMKLFSVLAFCFGFKPFLLMLFLSCIAGMVYAKVFSFRVNEPFPFVPSIAISFLLYLCGAPVLFLFG
- a CDS encoding bifunctional folylpolyglutamate synthase/dihydrofolate synthase → MTLFTTYHEAIEWIHSRLAFGVKPGLERMKWLMNKLSHPEQRIKVVHVAGTNGKGSTIAFTRSVLQAAGYSVGTFTSPFILTFNERISVNGAPIQDEEWLSLVNKIKPFVDELDQTELGAATEFEIITACAFAYFADVQQVDFVLLETGLGGRLDSTNVAVPILTAITSIGHDHMAILGDTLEQIASEKAGIIKEGIPMITAVHQPEALAVIQNIAKEKKTECISLQDTCTFSHQQPTETGERFTLSTSKRQYPQLETGLIGTHQQQNASLAVLLIEWMEQEGYISVTEEQVYEGIRHAVWAGRFEKVKDHPPVYLDGAHNEEGIDRLIETVQAHFSSKQVHVCFSALKDKPYKQMIQKLEAISSSIHFVSFDFPRAESAEKLYACSQLEATSYDDDPRTVLEFIQKKSDDPSAVILVTGSLYFISDLRNRMIG